Below is a window of Candidatus Paceibacterota bacterium DNA.
CGAAATGCAAAAAGATTTTGGTACCCATAAAACGTAAAGGCAGGAGGCGACTATGCCCCGAGACCAGCATTCGGAAAAGAAAACTGTCATACCAGCCGATATGATTGGCGGCAATGATCAGGGGTGCATTGACCCCGGCTAGGTTTTCCCTGCCACTGATTTTTACCTTGAAAAAAAGACTGAAAATGGGGTAGACCAAAAGAAAACTAAAATACTGGTTGAATTTTATGTAGAGATTCTTGAAGGAAAAATTATGCGGGAGAGATTTGACAGTAGATGCTGGGGCGACAAAAGTAGCCTTAGAGATATTTACCTGAGGCTGAGCTGTCACGTGTGCTGCACCTGGAGTCATGACTGACATAGGTAGTTCTAGTGTACCAGATTTATGGAAAAAATCTAGATTATCTACGGATGGCCACCAAAAGTGACGCAAGAGGGATAATAAGCAGAGTAAAAAAAAGATAGCCAAGAGGTAGACCAGCTTTGGTCGCTAAGCCGACAACAGAAATGCCTTTGGTTGGGAGAATGTATTCAAGGAGGGCCACCAAGGCTGACAAAACTCCGATGCCAAGGACCACTATCTCAAAAAGATGCTTGATGATGGAGTAACTTTTCTCTGCATAGGTCACTCGGCTAATAGCTAGATAAACCAAAACAAAAATTACAATAAAGAAAACCAATTTGGACGCCCATCCACTTGTATCAAACCAAGGACTTTTCAAGAATAAGATAACCGAAGGATAAAAGGCAATGATAGATGAGACAAAAATTGATTTAATATTCATGCGGATATTATACACCCTCCGAACGTAAATCCTCAATAGTTTTTTTAGCGGCTTTGGAAAGTTTTTTTGGAAGAATAATATTGAGATCAATCAGAAGGTCTCCTCGTTGACCTGTATTATGTGTCGCCCCCATTTTATTTCCAGGATATGGCACACCCTTACCCTTTATTCGCAAAGTTTCGCCAAAAGTGACTCCTGCCGGTATGGTCACCTGCAGCAATCCATCCAAAGTATCTATACCAACTTCAGCTCCAAGCAAGGCATCAGAAAGTTTTACATCAAGTGAGGTGCGTAAATTTAGGTTTTGTTTAACAAACCTTTTATCTTGCTTTACATGCACCTTTACGTAAAGATCTCCGGGATCACCACCCATCACGGCTTCACCCTGGCCTGTCAAACGCACCATCTGTCCCGTTTCAATACCTGGCGGCAATGTAAAAGTCAATGTTTTTTGTTTTTTCTGGACACCGTAGCCGTGACATTCTCTGCATTTTTGTTTTGGAACCTTGCCAGTACCATGACATTCATCACATATACGAGTAGTTGAAAAGCTGCCTAGGATAGAGCGGCGAGTTTCATTGAGCTGGCCCTTACCGGAGCAAGTCGCACAGGTTCTTAGATCAGTCCCTGGTTCGGCTCCATTGCCCTTGCAATGTTCACAGGCGCTTGTCTTGTTGAGATTGATAGTACGCTCTGTTCCAAAAATAGAATCCTTAAAAGAGAGCTCAATATCAACTTGAATAT
It encodes the following:
- a CDS encoding DnaJ C-terminal domain-containing protein; its protein translation is IQVDIELSFKDSIFGTERTINLNKTSACEHCKGNGAEPGTDLRTCATCSGKGQLNETRRSILGSFSTTRICDECHGTGKVPKQKCRECHGYGVQKKQKTLTFTLPPGIETGQMVRLTGQGEAVMGGDPGDLYVKVHVKQDKRFVKQNLNLRTSLDVKLSDALLGAEVGIDTLDGLLQVTIPAGVTFGETLRIKGKGVPYPGNKMGATHNTGQRGDLLIDLNIILPKKLSKAAKKTIEDLRSEGV